The Carassius gibelio isolate Cgi1373 ecotype wild population from Czech Republic chromosome A24, carGib1.2-hapl.c, whole genome shotgun sequence genome window below encodes:
- the LOC127945922 gene encoding protein FAM171A2-like, giving the protein MPSFFVSRFLFFIFLSGFKGTAGKSIPESEALEVQVRVQVFDSGDLSPLANAAIAVRGNQTLLAQSKAGSDGVQVVSFLYRTGTWVIITASQRDYLTSSVPWHASRLPLYASVSLYLMAQKPGTLILYDDVIQVFHGSPSGRSQPWLQVPRRSLQFNSSYTELTAVLTTAREQNEINSFPYPLALEPNNTGGENGWTDLTTIAAVSAQLFDREGRAVEVSEPVHISVPLPSDTHIRSATSIPVWMYDTKTGLWVRNGTGFITREGSQLTWDFTAFQLGYWIAAFRSSTGSGLSHPGLRDITAYHTFFLLSILGSLALLVLVLLCVLLYYCRRRCLKPRRLQKQVQAPSALNGSKRDQGTSMSHLNLISGGHVESAASSGTLDANKSEASPSHAFKGARDEFTRHIPAHKLRHSSKTKQSKGAQKNAESFPMKVHRSTETSNLDSNLLHDEYGRNYSPDNKDHDYRRRHVVNDNRGYTSDPPSPPIVDKPPEYSQVLQGPDHLARPTSLNTQPGQIIFCSSLDQMKENMYRSMVPTLVIPAHYMRFSSEFGATDQGKDGSNQADRDGQSLQGTSGGNQGQNHQGQTPGSGHTEAQQGESPAGSDESVWPNGGTPAPVHIPVLFNDSTISQMNGELQALTEKKLLELGVKQHPRAWFISLDGQANAHVRHSYIDVGSDLSHSGTHRGNHSAQSTLSAPAGSSKDRNVDTSLQDSQHERKSTSSRKNKEEHHGSGRKGHGGSSSSSTSGGKHYSKPTYHDPLDLSGGVSRMGASSPLENPLTPLLDDGPEEPRGSSMPRRGRSRGNSSRSSNSETQLDSVTSPEDDNDLDDKDGNKKSPWQRIEERPLMVFHPKK; this is encoded by the exons ATGCCATCCTTTTTCGTCTCTCGTTTTCTCTTCTTTATATTTTTGTCCGGTTTTAAAGGGACAGCTGGTAAATCGATCCCTGAAAGTGAAGCTCTCG AGGTGCAGGTGAGGGTCCAGGTGTTTGACAGTGGTGATCTTTCACCCCTGGCCAACGCTGCTATTGCTGTTCGTGGTAACCAGACTCTGCTGGCACAAAGCAAAGCAGGCAGTGATGGTGTGCAGGTCGTCAGCTTCCTGTACCGCACGGGAACATGGGTAATCATTACAGCATCTCAGAGAGATTACCTCACCAGCTCAGTGCCGTGGCACGCCAGCCGTTTACCCT TATATGCCTCTGTCAGTCTTTACCTGATGGCCCAGAAGCCCGGCACACTGATCCTATATGATGATGTCATCCAGGTGTTTCATGGCTCCCCAA GTGGGCGGAGCCAGCCGTGGCTGCAGGTTCCAAGGCGGAGCCTACAGTTTAACTCCTCCTACACAGAACTGACTGCAGTTTTAACAACAGCCAGAGAGCAGAATGAAATCAACTCATTCCCTTACCCTCTCGCTCTGGAACCAAACAACACAG GAGGAGAAAATGGCTGGACGGACCTGACAACAATAGCAGCAGTCAGTGCACAACTGTTTGACCGTGAGGGTCGAGCGGTTGAGGTCAGCGAGCCAGTTCACATCTCTGTGCCTCTGCCTTCTGATACTCACATACGATCTGCCACCAGTATACCCGTATGGATGTACGACACCAAGACAG GATTATGGGTACGAAACGGAACAGGATTTATCACTCGAGAGGGATCACAGCTTACGTGGGACTTCACTGCCTTCCAGCTTGGCTACTGGATTGCAGCTTTCCGTTCTTCAACAG GCTCAGGTTTGTCTCACCCGGGCCTGAGGGACATCACAGCCTACCACACCTTCTTTCTGCTGTCCATCTTGGGATCTCTTGCTCTCTTGGTACTAGTCTTGCTCTGTGTCCTACTCTATTATTGCAG ACGAAGATGTCTGAAGCCCCGACGGCTGCAGAAACAGGTTCAAGCTCCATCTGCTTTGAACGGATCCAAGCGGGACCAAGGCACCTCCATGTCTCATTTGAACCTCATCAGTGGTGGCCATGTTGAATCCGCTGCCTCCAGTGGCACCTTAGATGCCAACAAATCCGAAGCATCCCCATCCCATGCCTTCAAGGGTGCTCGGGATGAGTTTACCAGGCACATTCCTGCCCACAAGCTTCGGCACTCCTCTAAGACCAAGCAGTCGAAAGGAGCACAAAAGAATGCAGAGAGTTTCCCCATGAAGGTACATCGATCCACGGAGACCAGCAATCTGGATAGCAATCTTCTACATGATGAATATGGACGCAACTATAGCCCTGATAACAAGGATCACGACTATCGCCGGAGGCACGTTGTCAATGATAACCGGGGCTACACATCCGACCCACCTTCTCCACCAATTGTTGACAAGCCACCGGAGTATTCGCAGGTTCTGCAGGGGCCAGATCACCTCGCTCGCCCAACATCGCTTAACACACAACCAGGTCAGATTATATTCTGCAGCTCACTGGATCAGATGAAGGAGAACATGTATCGATCTATGGTACCCACTCTTGTGATCCCGGCCCACTACATGAGGTTTTCGTCCGAGTTTGGTGCCACAGATCAGGGTAAAGACGGGTCGAACCAGGCCGACCGAGATGGACAGAGTTTGCAAGGAACAAGCGGTGGGAATCAAGGCCAAAACCATCAAGGCCAGACCCCTGGGTCAGGCCATACGGAAGCCCAACAAGGTGAATCTCCAGCAGGCTCCGATGAGAGTGTTTGGCCCAACGGTGGAACACCAGCACCGGTTCACATCCCCGTTTTGTTCAATGACTCCACCATCTCCCAGATGAACGGGGAGCTGCAAGCACTTACAGAGAAGAAGCTCCTGGAACTGGGGGTGAAGCAACACCCTCGTGCTTGGTTTATATCACTCGACGGACAAGCCAACGCTCATGTGCGCCACTCCTACATAGATGTAGGTTCCGATCTCAGCCACAGTGGAACACATAGAGGTAACCACAGTGCCCAAAGCACGTTGAGTGCCCCTGCTGGGAGTAGCAAAGACCGAAACGTCGATACAAGTCTCCAAGACTCCCAACATGAGCGCAAGTCCACATCCAGTCGGAAGAACAAAGAGGAACACCATGGAAGCGGACGCAAGGGCCATGGAGGAAGCAGCTCCAGCAGTACAAGTGGTGGGAAACACTACTCCAAACCAACCTACCATGACCCTCTGGACCTAAGTGGAGGAGTGAGCCGCATGGGTGCCAGTTCACCACTGGAAAACCCTTTGACCCCTCTTTTGGATGATGGTCCTGAAGAACCCAGAGGGTCTTCAATGCCAAGAAGGGGTCGAAGCCGGGGGAACAGCTCACGTAGTAGCAACAGTGAAACACAGCTCGACTCCGTCACCAGCCCAGAAGATGACAATGACCTCGATGACAAGGATGGGAACAAGAAGAGTCCCTGGCAGCGCATTGAAGAGCGCCCCCTCATGGTGTTTCATCCCAAGAAGTAG